A section of the Paenibacillus odorifer genome encodes:
- a CDS encoding LacI family DNA-binding transcriptional regulator has product MRSEDIAKLAGVSRSTVSRVINNYSNVPEETRAKVLRVIEQHQYEPNSFARALAGKKTDTIGLFAISMNEKENTTRIYQNNYFAPFVDAVVDTSNARGCYVLIHTVYSPDDFLKVKQAFLQKRIDGGIIVGTQKDINIVREMVGLDSPLVLIDYDISEIMSEHLDRNHLAIVNSKDYEGTTEVIEHLISLGHQEIGIICGQMNTYSGRERYTAYEDTLKKHGLPMNEKFILKGDFLKETAYEEVKKLLASGEPLPTAFFSSNDDMAISAMEAFSEHGIIVPEDISIAGFDDIQLASRIQPKLTSVRLPIYEMSKAAVEKVIELCDSQQPTFSTISFPARLVERDSCQPPKK; this is encoded by the coding sequence ATGCGCAGCGAAGATATTGCTAAGTTGGCCGGGGTTTCCCGAAGTACGGTATCCCGCGTGATCAACAACTATTCCAATGTTCCTGAAGAAACCCGGGCTAAAGTGCTGCGGGTGATTGAGCAACATCAGTACGAACCGAACAGCTTTGCACGGGCTCTGGCCGGTAAGAAAACCGATACCATCGGATTGTTTGCCATCAGTATGAACGAGAAAGAGAACACTACCCGAATTTATCAGAACAATTACTTTGCACCATTCGTCGATGCCGTAGTCGACACGTCGAATGCCCGCGGATGTTACGTTCTGATTCATACGGTATACTCTCCGGACGATTTTCTGAAGGTAAAACAAGCTTTTCTGCAAAAACGGATTGACGGTGGTATAATTGTCGGCACTCAGAAGGATATTAATATCGTCCGCGAAATGGTGGGACTCGATTCTCCGCTTGTACTGATTGATTATGATATCTCAGAGATTATGTCGGAGCATCTTGACCGCAATCATCTGGCCATTGTGAACTCCAAAGATTACGAGGGCACCACAGAAGTGATTGAACATTTAATCTCCCTAGGCCATCAAGAGATCGGCATCATCTGCGGGCAAATGAATACGTACTCTGGTCGAGAACGCTACACGGCCTATGAGGATACGCTAAAAAAACATGGTCTGCCAATGAATGAGAAGTTTATCCTAAAGGGTGATTTTCTGAAAGAGACGGCTTATGAAGAGGTCAAGAAGCTGCTTGCTTCTGGTGAACCTTTGCCGACTGCCTTCTTCTCTTCCAACGATGACATGGCTATTTCAGCGATGGAAGCGTTCTCCGAACACGGAATCATTGTCCCTGAGGATATCTCCATTGCTGGTTTTGATGACATTCAGCTGGCATCCCGTATTCAGCCCAAGCTGACCTCTGTACGCTTGCCGATTTATGAAATGTCCAAGGCTGCAGTGGAAAAAGTAATCGAGCTGTGTGATTCGCAGCAGCCGACTTTCAGCACGATCAGCTTTCCAGCTCGTTTAGTGGAGAGAGATTCCTGTCAACCGCCGAAGAAGTAG
- a CDS encoding ABC transporter substrate-binding protein yields MARWGQKFLWAAVLIMAITALAACGTNNNTAKENVAKTENAEESTSASTSAPTEGSGNAAEEGATRTIAGEFGDVEIPVKPQRVAGIYVEDYLKALGITPVVQWYHPSWGKQDYLNLDVPEFDITGSVEALLEKDPDLIIVDGGADAARYELYSKIAPTYRLPESVLQDSRQMLTAIADALGIPEKAESVLAAYDQKVAEGKAKLQQALGQEKVAVIRLNVADKTFALFGVKNRYTGVIYDQFGLTPVPMAAEMTEFQSVISEELIPQLDADHIIVFPDNGGWDTEGNQEAIQILEGPLWKSLLAVKNGNVYRMERSHWQSGAITANSMKLDDLLKAMVK; encoded by the coding sequence ATGGCAAGATGGGGTCAGAAGTTTTTGTGGGCAGCGGTACTTATAATGGCAATCACCGCGCTGGCAGCATGCGGAACGAATAACAATACTGCGAAAGAAAACGTTGCTAAGACAGAGAATGCAGAGGAATCTACCTCAGCGAGCACTAGCGCACCAACTGAAGGAAGTGGAAATGCCGCAGAAGAGGGTGCAACCCGGACGATTGCCGGGGAATTCGGGGATGTTGAAATTCCAGTTAAACCGCAACGGGTAGCCGGGATCTATGTAGAAGATTATTTGAAGGCATTGGGCATTACCCCGGTGGTTCAGTGGTATCATCCAAGCTGGGGCAAACAGGATTATTTAAATCTGGATGTGCCAGAATTCGATATCACGGGTAGCGTGGAGGCATTATTGGAAAAAGACCCCGATTTGATTATTGTGGACGGAGGCGCTGATGCGGCGAGGTATGAACTATATTCCAAGATAGCACCAACTTATCGTCTACCTGAGTCGGTGTTGCAAGACTCAAGACAAATGCTTACAGCTATTGCAGATGCCCTTGGTATTCCGGAGAAGGCGGAATCCGTCCTTGCAGCGTATGATCAGAAGGTGGCAGAGGGGAAAGCTAAGCTGCAACAGGCCCTGGGTCAGGAAAAAGTAGCGGTGATCCGGCTTAACGTAGCGGATAAAACCTTTGCTCTATTTGGTGTTAAAAACCGCTATACCGGTGTGATTTATGATCAATTTGGGCTGACACCCGTGCCTATGGCGGCAGAAATGACCGAATTTCAATCTGTTATTTCTGAAGAGCTTATTCCTCAGCTCGACGCGGATCATATTATTGTGTTCCCTGATAATGGGGGCTGGGATACTGAAGGGAATCAGGAAGCGATTCAAATACTTGAGGGTCCATTGTGGAAGAGTCTGCTTGCGGTGAAGAACGGGAATGTCTATAGAATGGAACGTTCCCACTGGCAGTCCGGTGCCATCACAGCCAATTCGATGAAGCTTGATGACTTGCTGAAAGCTATGGTGAAATAA
- a CDS encoding helix-turn-helix domain-containing protein, giving the protein MAEDLQDSNKKRLFYSLINIEAQSLSVNGQTLVFQDHTLIIVSEGQGWLEAEKKRFPLEKGVGFLFEPGLISRINAEERGLSFYRLTFEVIETGGSKQSGMEKGTREGILRSGPLSCRPFSQCALLLEAIYHSRRSTEEIEWFAGHTRFQELLLLIMRANSSVIQMKGAHEAVQRSIRYMQEHYNHAITVDQLAEVAGVTRARYTQIFKEVTGRIPLEHLNGLRIERAQQQLLLTNDRMHDIALSVGYSNEYYFNRRFKRSVGVTPGQYRSFHQEGLRVFAPFLEDYLLALDITPVAQYSHAQWGKQEYLSLNDVPAVDISTGDWQELSQYMPELILLDDGFQRWHLDECSQIAPLFKLPFHQEDWRATLFSAAAVFGRTDRVQEVIGNYEHRAQQAKRVLNRSVQGQTVACLRISSYGINLYGCGQLGYTGSVLHHDLGLQPHELVPKLTRGQKRVSLTREELASLTADHLFITFDRQEGEGRELLDTPLWRSLPAVRSRCVYEVDFMAWMNYGVLSHQRKIEDVLRALG; this is encoded by the coding sequence ATGGCAGAAGATTTACAAGACAGCAATAAAAAGAGGCTATTCTATAGCTTGATTAACATAGAAGCCCAATCCTTATCGGTGAACGGACAGACCTTAGTGTTTCAAGATCATACCCTGATCATTGTATCGGAAGGACAGGGATGGTTAGAAGCCGAGAAGAAGCGTTTTCCCCTGGAAAAAGGTGTCGGGTTCTTGTTCGAACCGGGGCTTATAAGCAGAATCAATGCCGAGGAGCGAGGACTTAGCTTTTATAGGCTTACTTTTGAAGTAATCGAAACCGGGGGAAGTAAGCAGAGTGGAATGGAAAAGGGGACTAGAGAAGGAATTCTCCGGTCTGGTCCGCTAAGCTGCAGACCTTTTTCACAATGTGCACTACTGCTTGAGGCTATCTATCATAGTCGCAGAAGTACGGAAGAGATTGAATGGTTCGCAGGCCATACCCGCTTTCAAGAGTTACTGCTGCTGATCATGCGGGCAAATTCCTCTGTCATCCAGATGAAAGGAGCCCATGAGGCGGTGCAGCGTTCCATCCGCTATATGCAGGAACATTATAATCACGCCATAACCGTCGATCAATTGGCTGAAGTGGCAGGCGTTACACGTGCACGCTACACACAGATTTTTAAAGAAGTGACAGGGCGGATTCCCTTAGAGCATTTGAACGGACTTCGTATTGAAAGGGCCCAGCAGCAGTTGCTGCTTACGAATGACCGTATGCATGATATCGCGTTATCCGTAGGATATAGCAATGAGTATTATTTTAACCGGCGTTTCAAAAGATCGGTGGGCGTTACGCCCGGCCAATACAGAAGCTTCCATCAGGAAGGGCTGCGGGTGTTCGCTCCTTTTCTGGAAGACTATCTGCTGGCTCTGGATATTACACCGGTGGCGCAATATTCTCATGCTCAGTGGGGGAAGCAGGAGTATCTGTCCCTCAACGATGTGCCTGCGGTTGATATTTCAACTGGCGATTGGCAGGAGCTCTCCCAGTACATGCCCGAACTGATCCTGCTGGATGATGGCTTTCAGCGTTGGCACCTGGATGAGTGCAGCCAAATTGCTCCGTTGTTCAAGCTGCCTTTTCATCAGGAGGATTGGCGTGCCACGTTATTTTCTGCAGCAGCCGTCTTTGGCAGAACGGACCGTGTCCAGGAAGTGATCGGCAATTATGAGCATCGGGCGCAGCAAGCTAAACGAGTGCTAAACCGTTCTGTCCAAGGGCAGACTGTAGCATGCTTAAGAATATCTTCCTACGGAATCAATCTCTATGGATGCGGGCAATTGGGTTATACAGGTAGCGTACTCCATCATGATTTAGGTTTGCAGCCCCATGAATTGGTTCCGAAGTTGACCCGTGGACAGAAGCGGGTGAGCCTAACAAGAGAAGAGCTTGCGAGCCTGACTGCAGATCATTTGTTCATTACCTTTGATCGACAGGAAGGAGAAGGACGGGAACTGCTGGATACACCGCTTTGGCGCAGTCTGCCCGCTGTGCGTAGTCGCTGTGTATATGAGGTGGATTTTATGGCCTGGATGAATTACGGGGTATTGTCGCATCAGCGCAAGATTGAAGATGTGCTAAGAGCGTTAGGGTAA
- a CDS encoding DUF6199 family natural product biosynthesis protein, protein MGIFIFLFVLLALLNIFFPHLGWYMRYGWMMKGDVEPSDAYLLMTRLSSIVALIILVFIWTSF, encoded by the coding sequence ATGGGCATTTTTATATTCCTCTTTGTACTGTTAGCATTGCTTAATATCTTCTTTCCTCATTTGGGATGGTACATGCGCTATGGCTGGATGATGAAAGGCGATGTTGAGCCCAGTGATGCCTATTTATTAATGACTCGCCTCAGCAGTATAGTGGCACTTATTATCCTCGTTTTTATCTGGACTAGTTTCTGA
- a CDS encoding SDR family oxidoreductase yields MSNQYTMQDPTTQYTKAGPEFQQQQEEPGLQKKMNPVPDTGEDTYKGTGRLTGRKALVTGADSGIGRAVAIAFAREGADVVLSYMPEEEEDAKQVLKLVQEAGRTAIAIPGDLKDEAYCEQLVDTTVKELGGIDILANIAGKQQFVPDIADLTTKHFDDTFKTNVYAMFWLCKAAVKHMQPGSTIINTSSIQAYNPSPILLDYATTKAAINTFSKSLAQQVADKGIRVNVVAPGPVWTPLQVVGGQPEEVLKEFGASTPLGRPGQPAEMAPAYVFLASQESSYISGETLNANGGTPTP; encoded by the coding sequence ATGTCTAACCAATATACGATGCAAGATCCTACCACTCAGTACACTAAGGCTGGACCGGAATTTCAGCAGCAACAAGAGGAGCCGGGTTTGCAGAAGAAAATGAATCCAGTACCTGATACAGGAGAAGATACCTATAAAGGAACCGGGCGTCTGACCGGACGTAAAGCGTTAGTTACGGGAGCGGACAGCGGTATAGGTCGTGCTGTTGCTATTGCTTTTGCGCGCGAAGGTGCAGATGTTGTTCTATCTTATATGCCTGAGGAAGAGGAAGATGCAAAGCAGGTGCTCAAGCTAGTGCAGGAAGCGGGTCGTACTGCAATCGCCATTCCAGGTGATCTGAAGGATGAGGCATACTGTGAACAACTCGTCGATACTACGGTTAAGGAGCTAGGTGGAATTGATATTTTAGCCAATATCGCGGGCAAACAGCAATTCGTCCCAGACATCGCTGATCTCACTACGAAGCATTTTGACGACACATTTAAGACGAACGTGTATGCCATGTTCTGGCTGTGCAAAGCTGCAGTGAAGCATATGCAACCGGGCAGCACCATTATTAACACTTCTTCTATTCAAGCTTATAATCCCTCGCCGATCCTTTTGGACTACGCGACTACCAAGGCGGCTATTAATACATTCAGTAAGTCTCTCGCTCAGCAAGTAGCTGATAAGGGAATTCGCGTCAATGTAGTGGCGCCAGGTCCTGTATGGACACCTCTTCAAGTTGTGGGTGGGCAACCGGAGGAAGTGCTGAAGGAGTTCGGTGCGAGCACACCACTAGGTCGTCCGGGACAGCCTGCGGAGATGGCTCCGGCATATGTATTCCTGGCTAGCCAGGAATCTAGCTATATCAGTGGCGAAACACTGAATGCGAACGGCGGAACACCAACTCCATAA
- a CDS encoding DUF1796 family putative cysteine peptidase — protein sequence MKLQAVKKSYDLIVSLGMSCAPAINLQRNSLRKFSMPLDWMVSYSLADVNRLYKNRFQNFMELINLQILDETHFFLEDGIPVYPNWNKNALVKSYFIQDTLYNIISVHDFPIHQGKHWSTTYPSYKAKLELRINRFWDKLITSKKTLFIRWSASYEQAVELQSILSGLLKPNEFIILILNPVREATSVQELSWNINNICVLEVPEDMNDYDSWDYILKDIQVTNN from the coding sequence ATGAAATTACAAGCTGTGAAAAAAAGCTATGATTTAATAGTAAGCTTAGGGATGTCTTGTGCTCCTGCTATAAATCTGCAAAGAAATAGCTTGAGGAAATTCTCCATGCCACTCGACTGGATGGTTTCTTATTCATTGGCTGATGTAAATAGACTGTATAAGAATAGATTTCAAAATTTCATGGAATTAATAAATCTGCAAATCCTTGATGAAACACATTTTTTTCTGGAGGATGGAATACCAGTCTATCCTAATTGGAACAAAAATGCATTAGTGAAATCCTATTTTATTCAGGATACTTTATATAACATTATCTCCGTTCATGATTTTCCAATCCACCAAGGTAAACACTGGTCTACAACCTATCCTTCGTATAAAGCGAAGCTGGAATTACGAATTAATAGATTTTGGGACAAGTTAATCACCAGTAAAAAAACTTTATTCATTAGATGGTCCGCCTCATATGAACAGGCTGTAGAGCTACAATCGATTTTATCTGGTTTATTAAAACCGAACGAATTTATTATTCTTATTCTTAATCCCGTTCGTGAAGCAACCTCGGTACAAGAATTAAGTTGGAATATTAATAATATTTGTGTGTTAGAAGTTCCTGAGGATATGAACGATTATGATAGCTGGGATTATATTTTGAAGGACATACAAGTAACTAATAACTAA
- a CDS encoding uridine kinase family protein: MDKVLHKIANLISGEANRIIIGISGHGASGKTTFAHNLLKLLQQDDVNYINTDPYIVESSLRKYTSIDYEYKNEHYHDKVTACHPAAHYISALERDIHMLRDGLDFYTIGTDYTKSMFISSQNKINIVEGMSVAFTDPNLYDLKIYLYTDGETELVRRSIRDVSERGTDINYLRKSHEQRRMQYELFMHSYHHKFDIVLKNSNEEYVLEKGTL; the protein is encoded by the coding sequence ATGGACAAGGTGTTACATAAGATAGCTAATTTGATTAGCGGTGAGGCTAATAGAATCATCATTGGGATTTCGGGTCATGGTGCATCTGGAAAAACAACATTTGCTCATAATCTTTTAAAGCTTTTGCAGCAGGATGATGTGAATTATATTAATACAGACCCCTATATTGTTGAATCTAGTCTTAGAAAATACACTTCTATCGACTATGAATATAAGAATGAACATTACCACGATAAAGTGACAGCTTGTCATCCTGCTGCTCATTATATATCTGCTTTAGAGAGAGATATTCATATGTTGAGGGATGGGTTGGATTTTTACACCATTGGCACGGACTATACAAAAAGTATGTTCATATCTTCACAAAACAAGATAAATATTGTAGAAGGCATGAGCGTTGCTTTTACTGACCCAAATTTGTATGATCTGAAAATCTACTTATATACGGATGGAGAAACCGAGTTGGTGAGAAGGAGTATACGTGATGTTTCTGAAAGAGGAACGGATATAAATTATTTAAGAAAATCCCATGAACAGCGCAGGATGCAATATGAGTTGTTTATGCATTCTTATCATCATAAATTTGATATCGTTTTAAAAAACTCCAATGAAGAGTATGTTCTTGAAAAGGGAACGTTGTAA
- a CDS encoding Ig-like domain-containing protein encodes MSQTSNISLRGGSITGTAFSDKTVSMLYVKKMKWKSKKSGKVMGVLLSFSVAFSFLGGHTLAASGQTDGDKSFAGASILAFPGAEGGGAYTSGGRGGDVYIVTTLEDYAVKDKPIAGSLRYGILSTPKEGRTIVFHVSGTIELKSTLSLNNIKNLTIAGQTAPGNGITIAGWDTNISNSENIIIRYTSFRPGATNVYNGSDSMDALWGRDNSYFLIDHCSFSWNTDETLSLYRGENGTIQWSIISESLTLSGHSKGRHGYGGISGGDKTTFHHNLYANHTSRNPRLGGGYAGAADADHVAVVQFSNNVIYNWGFNGTYGGGFTFTNFMNNIEIAGPGTRDNVTNRVIDAGEATKLGGFYIAGNRINGKLTGLLNDSSDYVKFSGVQSGEQKTTLAATPYLSADSTGVNHGITNKAFDNYVKSGVKQANESLLKSILQQAGATYPRRDAIDARIVAEVEQNSGRYINTEHEVGGYISDFGVIEAQYDKQFDTNKNGIDDKWEKKNKIWGIKDAYKTVTKNGYTWLELYINGLVDMKHVADNPAAKLLAPENNAQFVTGKEVEVKINASPKSGNKIKKVAVYNGSKYLGEAVKKGNTYTYTLKNLTDASYYISARVTDTQGNETQTTAANIHVNTATSSLAGKSWTTADIGDPYIKGSGSMTNDVLTVKGNGKLGKSEGGTERSEANNATKDDFHFVYKEMNGDMEFTAKLEEIGAVDNHAFTGLMIRDDLNKDSAAAALGISYVKLSKETSWSSYLTGRNIKSGGFDELTETLDSVSAAEKAGIQLVPDIPFKINGVEQGYWLKLGRKGDVFYAYGSTDGKDWKLIGERTIAMDGSVYVGFAVDSNDVANKIEQLNYAKFSNITVENTFTPIGDSAVNK; translated from the coding sequence TTGTCGCAGACCAGTAACATTTCACTGAGAGGAGGAAGTATAACAGGAACAGCATTCAGCGATAAGACTGTATCCATGTTATACGTCAAAAAGATGAAATGGAAGAGTAAAAAATCAGGTAAGGTTATGGGTGTCTTATTGAGTTTTTCGGTAGCGTTTTCATTTTTAGGAGGTCACACACTTGCAGCTTCAGGGCAGACAGACGGAGACAAAAGTTTTGCGGGTGCCTCTATTCTTGCTTTTCCTGGCGCGGAAGGTGGCGGCGCCTATACGAGCGGTGGTCGAGGAGGCGATGTATACATCGTAACTACCCTTGAAGATTACGCTGTAAAAGACAAACCGATTGCAGGCTCCCTTCGCTATGGGATTTTATCTACTCCTAAAGAGGGTCGTACAATTGTTTTTCATGTTTCCGGAACGATTGAACTGAAGAGCACGTTAAGTCTCAATAATATTAAAAACCTGACCATCGCTGGGCAAACCGCTCCAGGCAACGGAATTACCATTGCAGGTTGGGATACCAATATCAGCAATTCAGAGAATATCATCATACGCTACACCTCTTTCCGTCCGGGTGCCACTAATGTGTATAATGGCAGCGATTCAATGGATGCGCTTTGGGGGAGAGACAACAGCTACTTCCTCATTGACCATTGTTCCTTCAGTTGGAACACAGATGAAACTCTATCTTTATATAGAGGCGAAAATGGCACGATCCAGTGGTCCATTATTTCCGAAAGTCTGACTCTATCCGGGCATTCCAAAGGAAGACATGGCTACGGTGGTATTTCAGGCGGAGACAAAACAACATTCCATCACAATCTGTATGCGAACCATACCTCGCGAAACCCAAGACTAGGCGGCGGTTACGCAGGTGCTGCAGATGCTGATCATGTGGCGGTTGTTCAGTTCTCGAACAATGTAATTTACAATTGGGGCTTTAACGGCACTTATGGCGGAGGTTTTACTTTTACTAACTTTATGAACAATATCGAAATTGCCGGTCCAGGTACAAGAGATAATGTAACTAACAGAGTCATTGATGCCGGTGAAGCTACCAAGCTGGGCGGTTTCTACATCGCTGGAAACAGAATTAACGGCAAGCTCACAGGCTTACTGAATGATTCTTCAGATTATGTGAAATTTTCCGGTGTACAGAGTGGTGAACAAAAGACGACCCTTGCAGCCACACCATATCTTTCCGCGGACAGTACTGGAGTTAACCATGGTATTACCAATAAAGCATTTGATAATTATGTTAAGTCCGGCGTAAAGCAAGCGAATGAATCACTATTAAAAAGCATTCTGCAACAAGCGGGAGCTACCTATCCGCGTCGCGATGCTATCGATGCAAGAATTGTGGCAGAAGTCGAGCAGAACTCGGGAAGATATATCAACACTGAACATGAAGTCGGGGGTTACATTTCAGACTTTGGCGTCATTGAGGCACAATATGATAAGCAATTTGACACTAATAAAAACGGAATAGACGACAAGTGGGAAAAGAAAAATAAAATCTGGGGCATCAAGGATGCATACAAAACGGTTACTAAAAATGGTTACACCTGGCTTGAGCTTTATATTAACGGTCTAGTTGATATGAAACACGTCGCCGACAACCCCGCTGCTAAGCTTTTGGCGCCAGAAAACAATGCACAATTTGTTACCGGGAAAGAGGTCGAAGTTAAAATTAACGCTTCCCCTAAATCCGGAAACAAAATAAAAAAAGTTGCTGTATATAATGGCTCTAAATATCTTGGGGAAGCAGTCAAAAAAGGCAACACATATACGTATACCCTCAAGAATTTAACGGATGCTTCATACTATATCTCTGCAAGAGTGACCGATACCCAAGGAAATGAGACGCAGACCACAGCTGCTAACATTCATGTCAATACCGCTACCTCTTCCCTGGCTGGAAAGAGTTGGACTACAGCAGATATCGGTGATCCGTACATTAAGGGTTCCGGAAGTATGACAAATGATGTGCTTACCGTTAAAGGCAACGGAAAGCTTGGAAAAAGTGAAGGTGGCACAGAACGTTCTGAAGCGAACAATGCAACCAAAGATGACTTCCACTTCGTGTATAAAGAAATGAACGGAGATATGGAATTTACCGCGAAGCTCGAAGAAATCGGGGCCGTTGACAACCATGCCTTCACCGGGCTAATGATCCGCGATGACTTGAATAAAGACAGTGCCGCGGCGGCCCTTGGTATCTCCTATGTGAAGTTGTCCAAAGAAACCAGCTGGTCATCTTATCTGACGGGCAGAAACATTAAGAGCGGAGGATTTGATGAATTAACTGAAACTTTAGACAGCGTATCAGCTGCTGAAAAAGCTGGCATTCAACTTGTTCCAGATATTCCGTTCAAAATAAATGGTGTGGAGCAAGGGTATTGGCTCAAACTTGGCCGTAAGGGAGATGTTTTTTATGCTTACGGATCAACGGACGGAAAAGACTGGAAGCTAATTGGCGAGCGAACTATTGCTATGGATGGTTCGGTATATGTCGGATTTGCCGTTGACAGTAATGATGTTGCCAATAAGATTGAACAACTGAACTATGCTAAGTTCTCTAACATTACTGTGGAGAATACATTCACTCCAATAGGTGACTCAGCGGTAAATAAATAG